The nucleotide window CGGTCAGGCTGGCGCGGAAAACGGAGTACTCACCGTCATGTGCGGTGGCGATCAGTACATTTTTGACAAGGCCAAGCCGGTCATCGAATCCTTTGCCCGTATGGTCGGACTGATGGGTCCTTCCGGCTCTGGCCAGCTCACCAAGATGGTCAACCAGATCTGCATCGCTGGTCTCGTACAGGCGCTGTCGGAAGGCGTTCACTTCGCCAAGGAAGCCGGGCTTGACGTTGCCGCTGTCATCGACGTGATCTCCAAGGGGGCCGCAGGTTCGTGGCAGATGGAAAACCGCGCCGCGACCATGGCCAAGGGCGAATTCGAGTTTGGCTTTGCCGTTGACTGGATGCGCAAGGATCTGTCCATCGTGCTTGATGAAGCCCGCAGCAACGGTGCTCACTTGCCGGTTACCGCCGCTGTCGACCAGTTCTACGGTCAGGTTCAGGCCATGGGCGGCAATCGCTGGGATACCT belongs to uncultured Cohaesibacter sp. and includes:
- a CDS encoding NAD(P)-dependent oxidoreductase; the protein is MAKVTFLGLGVMGYPMAAHLMHKGGHEVTVYNRTAAKAEKWVAEHGGAMALTPAAAAKDADFVFSCVGNDDDLRDVTIGEDGALSTMKEGAIFIDNTTASAKVARELYEVAKAQDVGFIDAPVSGGQAGAENGVLTVMCGGDQYIFDKAKPVIESFARMVGLMGPSGSGQLTKMVNQICIAGLVQALSEGVHFAKEAGLDVAAVIDVISKGAAGSWQMENRAATMAKGEFEFGFAVDWMRKDLSIVLDEARSNGAHLPVTAAVDQFYGQVQAMGGNRWDTSSLIALLDRK